ATCCTTTCAAAGCCTCAAGATTTTTTTGTACTTGACTCCAATTCACAACATTCCACCAAGCCTTCACATATTCAGCACGGTTATTTTGGTACTTCAAATAATAGGCATGCTCCCAAACATCAATTCCTAAAATAGGAAATGTGCCCCATGATGTCAGTTTATGCTGATTCTCTGCTTGAAGAACAATAAGTCGTCCATCCGCAGGTCGATAATGTAACAACGCCCATCCACCACCTTCTACCGCATTCGCCGCAGAAGAAAATTGATTCTGAAAGGCATCATATGAACCAAAATCACGCTCAATCAATTCCAGAAGTTCACCAGAAGGTTTTCCACCTCCACCATTTCCCGGCGAAGCCATAACCTTCCAGAACATACTGTGAAGAAAATGTCCACCTCCATGGAACGCTGCCTGCTTAGACCAATGTTGAATCAATGTAAAATCATTCTTTGCCCTTGCCTCCTCAAGAGCCTTTTCTGCTGTATTTAGCCCCTTAACATACCCCGCATGATGTTTTGAATGGTGCAATTCCATTGTCCTCGCATCAATATACGGCTCCAATGCATCATATGCATACGGTAATTCTGGAAGTTTATGCTCTCGACTCCCGTTCCCTGTCTGAGCAAATACTGGGGCTCCAATAATCGAACTGGCAGTTATTATTGAACTGCTTGCTAACAAAAATTCTCTACGTGAAGTACTCATTGTTTTCTCCTTTATCTTGTTTTTTAAGTTACTTGTTTGAAATTTCGTTTTACATAACATAAAGTACTCTGCCAATATTCCCAAAAAAATTTTTATATCTCATTTATTAAATTAGGTGTTCTCTTTATAAATAATTTTCTCCAACTCAATTTGACAATTGTATATATTTTAGATATAATATATCTATAATATATATTTTGTCTGTAAGTTTAACCTTTAAATGTAGGAGAAAAAATTATGTCTAACATGTTTTGCGACCAATGTGAACAAACCTTCAACGGTACTGGTTGTACTGTAAAAGGTGTCTGTGGTAAGGATGCTGATATGGAATCCTTACAAAAAACTTTACTGTATGGCTTAAAAGGAATGTCCGCATATAAGCATCATGCACGTCGCTTAGGTAAAACAGACCCTGAAATTGAAGAATTTATCGAAAGGGCTCTATTTGCAACAATGACCAACGTTAATTTCGATATGCAACACCTTCTTGAATTAGTTCTTGAATGTGGGCAAATGAACTTAAAAACAATGCAACTTCTCAATGATGCCCATGTCGAAACTTTCGGCACACCATCACCAACAAAAGTAAAAGAAGGTATCCAAGAAGGTCCTGGAATTCTGATCACAGGACACGACTTATTAGATTTGAAACAATTATTGGAACAAACAAAGGGCACTGGAATTAAAGTATATACTCATGGTGAAATGTTACCAGCCCACATGTATCCAAAATTACGAGAATACCCCCATTTTGCTGGTCATTACGGCGGTGCATGGCAACTTCAACGGAAAGAATTTGAAAGATTCGGCGGTCCCATAGTTGTCACTACAAACTGTGTGCTTATTCCTACAAGTCATAATACCTATCTTGACCGATTATTTACACTTCATTGCACAGGTGTTCCAGGTGCCCCTCGTCTTAATGACGGAGACTTCTCCACCGTGATAAAAAAAGCACTTGAAATAGGTCCTCTTCAACCAACTGAAATAAAGGAAAGCACGGTTGGCTTCCATTGGACATATATCCTCTCCATTGCAGACAAATTAATCGACCTTATAAAAGCAGGTAAAATTAAACATATATTCCTTATTGGCGGTTGCGACGGTGCAGAACCTGGTCGCAACTATTTCGCCGAGTTTGCACAAAATACCCCTAAAGAATCCCTTATTCTTACATTAGGTTGTGGAAAATATCGTATCCGCAATTACGACTATGGAGAAGTAGAAGGTATCCCAAGATTATTAGATATGGGACAATGCAACGACTCTTATGGAGCCATTCAAACCGCTCTTGCCCTTGCAAAAGTCTTTAATTGCAGTGTAAATGATTTGCCACTAACTCTTGTTGTTAGTTGGTTCGAACAAAAAGCAGTTGCTGTATTATTAACTTTATTATCCTTAGGCATAAAAGGCATCCGATTAGGTCCTGCCCTACCTGCTTTTATCACACCAAATGTATTGAAAATGTTACAAGAAAAATACGACTTAAAGCCGATTGGTGCTAACGCCAGCGAAGATGTAAAGCAAATACTCCAAAAAGTATTATAAAATGAAATCGGGGAAGGTCTCCACCGTTGAGAGACCTTCCCTAAACAAAAATTTAAATACAGGATATATATTATGTTTAGCAAAACTACAATTACAGCCATACAAGCCTTAGCATATATCGCAATTCACCAGAAAGAGAAACCTGTATCCCATATCGAACTTACTAAGTATATACCTGTATCGACGTCCTACCTATCCAAAATCATGACCCTTCTAACAAAAGCCAGGTTTTTAAATGCACATCGCGGCCCCTCTGGTGGGTTTATGTTAAGTGTCCCCCCCGATCAGATTACACTACTCGAAATTGTCGAAACTTGTGAAGGTAAAATTTTAGGTGATTACTGCAAAGACACCGATGACTTAGACCATGTTTGTGCATTTCACAAAGCAATGTATCAAGTACGTTCATCCTTAATATATACATTAAAATCATGGACATTAGAGAAAATAATTCAAAAACCCTTACCAGATGGACAACTCGCCAATATCCCTAATTGCAAAATGAAATGTGTATATCCAAACCACCTGCACCAAAAAAGAATGTCAATACATAAAAAAATCAACAAATCCTAAAACACCAATTTATAATCATCGCAAAAAAAATAAATACATTTAAATAACTCTTACTTTTCATAACTACCCAATAAAATCATCTATTCCTGATAATTTTCTTTCATTTCTATTTATACGTATTCATTGTCTTAAGGAACAACAATGACTGTATAATATTATCCAAATCCAAAAATATACTACCAATAGGAAATTTAAAGTGAAAAAGAAAAAATTAGAGAAAAGGAAAAGGTCTGAAACACGAATAAAAAACTGGGAAGACCGTTATGATGACTCATTTTCAAAGGACTCATTCCGCCTTAGAAAAGCCACTGTGCATCTTCCAGACAATCAACCCGAAATAAATCTTCCTCAAGACTTTGAACCGAATGCAACAGTAACGTCCCATTCGAAAAAATGGGCTTTTGTTTTTTTAGACTTAGCCAATGGAACGGAAGAAACGTTATGTAAAATAGATGAACGCTTGAAAGAGAAAGATTCAAGTCTTATCGCCCCAGGTGACCGCGTTTTGGTGGAATTTGAAGACAACGGGGAAGCTATTATTCGTGGGATTGCCCCTCGAAAATCAAAATTAAGCCGACTTTCCGTAGACCGAGAAGGTCCACCAGAACAGGTCATTGCCGCTAACGTAGACATCTTGTTTATTGTCGCATCCATAAAACAACCTACATTTAAACCTGGGCTTATTGACCGATTCCTTATCGTTGCTGAAAATGGAAAGGTTGAGCCTATCCTTGTGATAAACAAAATTGACCTCGCCAATACTTTGCCAGAAGAAATCGATGTTTACAAAAATTTAGGGTTAAAAATTATTTTTACCAGTTGTGTTACAAAACAAGGTATAGAAGAGATTGTCCGTTTATTAGAAAACAAAACAGGCGTCTTATCTGGACATAGCGGTGTAGGAAAAACTTCATTATTGAAGTGTATTTGTCCTGAAGTAGATGCGATAACCCTCGAAATAAGCAAAAAAACAGAAAAAGGGAAACATGCCACAACATCAACCAAATTATACCATCTCCCTAATGGCGGAAAATTAATTGACACCCCAGGAATACGGTCCCTCGGATTTTGGAATATTGACCCTGCCTCTCTTGACTATTACTTCCCCGAAATATCCCAGTACGCCGATTCCTGTCGCTTTAATGATTGTTCACATACCCATGAGCCAGAATGTGCTGTACGTGAAGCCGTAAAGAACAAAGAAATACCCCTTATTCGTTATGAATCCTACCTCCGAATTCGGAAAAGCATCGAACAAGACGGCATTACCCCAGGTCGGTTACGAAAAGAAAATATTTTACCCCAAGATATTCTTCCCAATAAATAGAAACTATTTCTTATTCATATAAGTCTCTATTAATACTTACATTAATTCATTAAAAGATTAACCGAAGGAGAACTGCTATGACAAATCGACAGATTTACATCACTACTACTATCTCTGTTTTAATAGTTTTTCTGGCTACTTCATTAATCTCTTATGGAGACCTAAAAAGTTACGTCTCAAAGCCTGACCCATCATATAAATATGAAATCATCGAAGTAAAAGAGATTGAAGGTTGTCAGGCAAAAATCATACAACTTACTTCCCAAACTTGGCAAAATATAGTCTGGACACATTGGCTCATTCTACTTTGTCCACCAGACTCAAAAAATTCAGATATTGCTATGCTAATCATCAATGGCGGTTCAAATAACCAAAAAGAGCCACGATTAAATTCTATGGAAGTAAAAATTGCCTCAATGGTCGCTAAAAAAACCTCCTCTATCATTGCAGTTCTCTTTCAAGTACCGAACCAACCCTTGTTCGACGGAAGAAATGAAGATGAAATTATTTCTTACACCTATGATAAATATCTCAATGGTGAAGGTGATGATTGGCCTCTTCTCCTTCCAATGGTCAAAAGTGCAGTCCGTGCTATGGACACAATCCAGGCAGTCCAAAAAAATAGCGACAACCATGAAATAAAACGTTTCATCCTTACTGGTGGTTCAAAAAGAGGATGGACAACATGGTTAACTTCCGCAACTGGTGACCCACGAGTAGTAGCCATTGCTCCCGTAGTTATTGATGTCCTTAATATGAAACAACAAATGTTACACCAACTCGAATGTTATGGTACATTCAGTAGTGAAATTGAAGATTACACCCGATTAAAAATTCCCCAAAGAATGCACACTCCAAAAGGTGAACAACTTCTAAGTATTGTTGACCCTTATAGTTATCGTAATTCCATGACATTGCCTAAACTAATTATCCTCGGAACAAACGACCCGTACTGGACTGTAGATTCCGCAAATCTGTATTTCCCAGACTTCCCCCCACCAAAATATTTATGTTACCAACCCAATACTGGACATGATATACATCCCACAGGAGTTGCCACGTTAGCTGAATTCTTTATGACTATTAAAAACCACGGAACCTTCCCCACAGTAACATGGAACATTTCCAGAAATAACACCATTACCGTGAAATGGGATAACCCTCAAGGGACAGCCTATTTATGGAAAGCAGATTCCAATAATCGCGATTTTAGAAATTCCAAGTGGGAAAGTATGCCAATAAAAGGGAAACAAAAGGCAAAAGCAAAATTAAAGCCCCCCAAAGACGGCTGGACTGCTTACTACATTGAAGTTCGTTTCCCAGGCTCCTTTGACAATCCATTCAGCATTTGCACACAGATGAAAGTTTTACCAGACAACAAATATCCTTTCATTGTTGACAAAGAAAACATAAAAGCGATACCTGCTACTACAGCGTCAAAATAACAATAAACAAACCCCTTACATTAATAATTTTAATCATCTTGCTTAAAAAACAAAATTTGAAAATAAAGAACCAAACTGTTATAATTTTATTACTTCAAAATAGACGTGGGCGATTAGCTCAGGTGGTTAGAGTACTTGCTTGACATGCAAGGGGTCACTGGTTCAAGTCCAGTATCGCCCACCATTTTTTTATACTTCATTTTGTTTTACCAAGAGGGAGGGATGGGTAGTTTTTATATCACTTTTACACCCCTAAAATACCCCAATAAAATCTTTACACATTATTTCATCTATCTAAAATATATGAATTTATATTGCCCCTTATTATCATAATTTGATATAATAAACTTACCTAAAAATCCTTTCCAACGAAGTGATTTTCCCCATAATCAGATAGAAAGGTGGAGCAAATGAAAGAAAATTCTAATCACGCTTATACTGCAGATGCCATTGGTGTACTTGAAGGACTTGAAGCCGTCCGAAAACGCCCTGCAATGTATATAGGTGATACTGGAGTCCGTGGTCTACATCATCTTGTATACGAAGTTGTTGACAATAGTGTCGACGAAGTCATGGCAGGTTACGGAGATACAATACATGTTACTATACATATAGACAATAGTGTAACAGTTATAGATAATGGCAGAGGGATTCCTGTCGACCCAATGAAAGAAGGGTCACACAAAGGGAAATCTGCCCTTGAAGTGGTTATGACCGTTCTCCATGCAGGTGGCAAATTTAACCATAGCGTTTACAAAGTTTCTGGGGGACTGCATGGTGTAGGTGTTTCATGTGTTAATGCGTTATCTAAATGGTTAGAAGTTGAGGTAAAAAGAGACGACAAAATTTATTACATGGCTTTTGAACGGGGCAAAACCATTACTCCTTTAGAAGTACGTGGCAAAGCAAAAGGAACAGGAACACGAGTCACTTTCTTACCAGACCCAGACATCTTCGAAGAGGTAGTCTTCCAATCCGAAATACTAATAAATCGTCTAAGAGAACTCGCATTCTTAAACGCGGGGCTTAAAATTATCTTTACTGACGAACGAACCGAAGAAGCACCTATCACCCTTCAATATAAAGGCGGATTGGAAGAATTTGTCAAACACTTAAACAAAGGCAAAGAACCTATCCATAACAAACCTATTTTCATCTCAAAAAGTAAAGATGACATCCAAGTTGAAGTTGCTATTCAGTATGTAAAAACCTACTATGAACAAGTGATTAGTTTCGCAAACAATATTCACACGCCAGGTGGAGGAACTCATATCACAGGTTTCCGTAGTGGATTAACCCGAAGCATTACAGACTGGATAGAAAAAAACAACCTGAATAAAAAAAAGAACTTTTCTGTCTCTGGTGATGACACCCGCGAAGGATTAACTGCTGTCGTTTCAATTCGACATCCCAACCCTCAATTTGAAGGACAAACAAAAGATAAATTAGGAAACAGCGAAGTTCAAGGATTAGTAAACTCCATCGTATACAGCGCTCTTCAAGAATATTTTGAACAAAATCCACGCGTCGCAAATCAAATAGCAGATAAAGTATTAGAAGCC
This is a stretch of genomic DNA from Candidatus Hydrogenedens sp.. It encodes these proteins:
- a CDS encoding superoxide dismutase, with protein sequence MSTSRREFLLASSSIITASSIIGAPVFAQTGNGSREHKLPELPYAYDALEPYIDARTMELHHSKHHAGYVKGLNTAEKALEEARAKNDFTLIQHWSKQAAFHGGGHFLHSMFWKVMASPGNGGGGKPSGELLELIERDFGSYDAFQNQFSSAANAVEGGGWALLHYRPADGRLIVLQAENQHKLTSWGTFPILGIDVWEHAYYLKYQNNRAEYVKAWWNVVNWSQVQKNLEALKGLAL
- the hcp gene encoding hydroxylamine reductase produces the protein MFCDQCEQTFNGTGCTVKGVCGKDADMESLQKTLLYGLKGMSAYKHHARRLGKTDPEIEEFIERALFATMTNVNFDMQHLLELVLECGQMNLKTMQLLNDAHVETFGTPSPTKVKEGIQEGPGILITGHDLLDLKQLLEQTKGTGIKVYTHGEMLPAHMYPKLREYPHFAGHYGGAWQLQRKEFERFGGPIVVTTNCVLIPTSHNTYLDRLFTLHCTGVPGAPRLNDGDFSTVIKKALEIGPLQPTEIKESTVGFHWTYILSIADKLIDLIKAGKIKHIFLIGGCDGAEPGRNYFAEFAQNTPKESLILTLGCGKYRIRNYDYGEVEGIPRLLDMGQCNDSYGAIQTALALAKVFNCSVNDLPLTLVVSWFEQKAVAVLLTLLSLGIKGIRLGPALPAFITPNVLKMLQEKYDLKPIGANASEDVKQILQKVL
- a CDS encoding Rrf2 family transcriptional regulator, producing the protein MFSKTTITAIQALAYIAIHQKEKPVSHIELTKYIPVSTSYLSKIMTLLTKARFLNAHRGPSGGFMLSVPPDQITLLEIVETCEGKILGDYCKDTDDLDHVCAFHKAMYQVRSSLIYTLKSWTLEKIIQKPLPDGQLANIPNCKMKCVYPNHLHQKRMSIHKKINKS
- the rsgA gene encoding ribosome small subunit-dependent GTPase A is translated as MKKKKLEKRKRSETRIKNWEDRYDDSFSKDSFRLRKATVHLPDNQPEINLPQDFEPNATVTSHSKKWAFVFLDLANGTEETLCKIDERLKEKDSSLIAPGDRVLVEFEDNGEAIIRGIAPRKSKLSRLSVDREGPPEQVIAANVDILFIVASIKQPTFKPGLIDRFLIVAENGKVEPILVINKIDLANTLPEEIDVYKNLGLKIIFTSCVTKQGIEEIVRLLENKTGVLSGHSGVGKTSLLKCICPEVDAITLEISKKTEKGKHATTSTKLYHLPNGGKLIDTPGIRSLGFWNIDPASLDYYFPEISQYADSCRFNDCSHTHEPECAVREAVKNKEIPLIRYESYLRIRKSIEQDGITPGRLRKENILPQDILPNK
- a CDS encoding PhoPQ-activated protein PqaA family protein, which gives rise to MTNRQIYITTTISVLIVFLATSLISYGDLKSYVSKPDPSYKYEIIEVKEIEGCQAKIIQLTSQTWQNIVWTHWLILLCPPDSKNSDIAMLIINGGSNNQKEPRLNSMEVKIASMVAKKTSSIIAVLFQVPNQPLFDGRNEDEIISYTYDKYLNGEGDDWPLLLPMVKSAVRAMDTIQAVQKNSDNHEIKRFILTGGSKRGWTTWLTSATGDPRVVAIAPVVIDVLNMKQQMLHQLECYGTFSSEIEDYTRLKIPQRMHTPKGEQLLSIVDPYSYRNSMTLPKLIILGTNDPYWTVDSANLYFPDFPPPKYLCYQPNTGHDIHPTGVATLAEFFMTIKNHGTFPTVTWNISRNNTITVKWDNPQGTAYLWKADSNNRDFRNSKWESMPIKGKQKAKAKLKPPKDGWTAYYIEVRFPGSFDNPFSICTQMKVLPDNKYPFIVDKENIKAIPATTASK